The Scomber scombrus chromosome 5, fScoSco1.1, whole genome shotgun sequence genome window below encodes:
- the usp32 gene encoding ubiquitin carboxyl-terminal hydrolase 32 isoform X2: MGAKESRIGFLSYDEAVKRVTDVELKRLKDAFKRTSGVSCYMTQQCFYREVLGDGVPPKVAEVIYTSFGGSSKGLHFNNLIVGLVLLTRGRDEEKAKYLFSLFASDLGGYAAREDIEAVLQVLDGEVPASLRKCFSEVDKVNYERFRNWLLQNKEAFTLSRWLLSGGVCVTLTDDSDTPTFYQTLAGVTHLEESDIIDLEKRYWLLKAQSRTGRFDLETFTPLVSPPIHSSLNEGLFHAFDENRDNHIDFKEISCGLSACCRGPVAERQKFCFKVFDVDRDGILSRDELHEMVVALLEVWKDNRTDILPELHSSVSDIVEGILKMHDTTKLGHLTLEDYQIWSVKSALANEFLNLLFQVCHIVLGLRPATPEEEGQIIRGWLERESRHGLQQGQNWFLISMVWWQQWKDYVKYGSPCCCLPVQEHKGIVVEQPSILSSLRTPMATATIEPAPPDRLVGLGAISPVSPTEERSPDAVSSASEATETALSPQVAPSATESCFARQHNVLDNNNQCFSGANGHLPSQLAAQRPGAIDNQALVNTDPMKAPTLTMEGGRLKRSLQLVPGRDFETMPEPVWRALYHWYGANLSLPRPVILDSKTAQAELELFPRYLLFLRQQPATRSPQSNIWVNMGMTSLRMFPPYLPPPRAGNVPSPNAPLKRVLAYTGCFSRMGTIKDIHLYLSQRLRIKEEDMRLWLYNSENYLTLLDDEDHTLESLKIHDEQQLVIEVRNKDMSWPEEMSFIANSSKMDRHKVPTEKGATGLSNLGNTCFMNSSIQCVSNTKPLTDYFITGRHLYELNRTNPIGMRGHMAKCYGDLVMELWSGTQKNVAPLKLRWTIAKYAPRFNGFQQQDSQELLAFLLDGLHEDLNRVHEKPYVELKDSDGRPDWEVASEAWENHLRRNRSIVVDLFHGQLKSQVKCKTCGHISARFDPFNFLSLPLPMDSSMHLEITVIKLDGSTPVRYGLRLNMDEKYTGLKKQLSELCSLKPEQILLAEVHTSNIKNFPQDNQKVRLSVNGFLCAFEVPVPGSPTSVSSPTLTDVTPIANGSAANGHVGIKPVLIPNGGPSTMVPFSPDTPLANGVANGHITPVQESPFIGYIIAMHRKMMRTELYFLSSQKNRPSLFGMPLIVPCTVHTSKKDLYDAVWIQVSRLASPLPPQEASNHAQDCDDSMGYQYPFTLRVVGKDGNSCAWCPWYRFCRGCTVECTEDRASVGNAYIAVDWDPTALHLRYQTSQERIVEEHCSVEQSRRAQAEPISLDSCLKAFTSEEELGEDELYYCSKCKTHRLATKKLDLWRLPPILIVHLKRFQFVNGRWIKSQKIVKFPRENFDPSAFLAPRDIELYCLHSRSKSEDLLRVGEDNLSSISAPAGFCTLPKASPASSRKSAPSLSRTSSPSSSPKTSSGGRRPGRLRLPQLGSKHRLSNSKENLEGAANVNEAELQDGSTQADGEGSAAASLHGSGEALASESLCNTEASGSHCDVVLMNGDSNGLSSDCSTESSMDPDNSLLQHRDNMGLDAIYNLYAISCHSGIMGGGHYVTYAKNPNEKWYCYNDSSCKELHSEEIDTDSAYILFYEQQGVDYSQFLPKIDGKKMADTSSMDEDFESDYKKYCVLQ, encoded by the exons GTTGACAAGGTGAACTATGAGCGCTTCAGGAACTGGCTCCTGCAGAACAAGGAGGCTTTCACTTTGTCCAGATGGCTCCTGTCCGGAGGAGTGTGTGTCACGCTCACGGATGACAGCGACACACCCACCTTCTACCAGACCCTGGCTGGCGTGACACACT TGGAGGAGTCTGACATTATAGACTTGGAGAAGCGCTACTGGCTGCTGAAAGCTCAGTCCAGAACCGGCCGCTTTGACTTGGAAACCTTCACACCGCTGGTCTCTCCTCCCATCCACTCCTCACTGAATGAAG GCTTGTTTCATGCCTTCGACGAGAATCGGGACAATCACATTGACTTTAAAGAGATCTCTTGTGGGCTCTCTGCGTGCTGCAGGGGGCCTGTCGCTGAAAGGCAGAAAT TTTGTTTCAAAGTGTTCGATGTGGACCGCGACGGGATCCTGTCTCGAGATGAACTCCATGAAATGGTGGTGGCCTTGCTGGAGGTGTGGAAGGATAATCGCACAGACATACTCCCT GAGCTGCACAGTAGTGTGTCTGACATAGTAGAGGGCATCCTGAAGATGCATGACACGACCAAG CTGGGTCACCTGACCCTGGAGGACTACCAGATCTGGAGTGTGAAGAGCGCTTTGGCCAACGAGTTCCTCAACCTGCTTTTCCAG GTCTGCCACATCGTTCTCGGGCTCAGGCCTGCTACTCCTGAAGAGGAGGGACAGATCATCAG gGGTtggttagagagagagagcagacatgGGCTGCAGCAAGGCCAGAACTGGTTCCTCATCTCCATGGTGTGGTGGCAGCAGTGGAAGGACTATGTTAAATAC GGCAGTCCCTGCTGTTGTCTCCCTGTCCAGGAGCATAAGGGCATCGTGGTGGAGCAGCCGTCCATCCTGAGCTCGCTGCGAACTCCGATGGCCACGGCCACCATAGAGCCCGCCCCTCCAGACAGACTGGTAGGACTGGGAGCCATCAGCCCCGTCAGCCCCACGGAGGAGAGGTCACCTGATGCTGTGTCCAGCGCCTCGGAGGCTACAGAGACAG CCCTGAGCCCACAGGTAGCTCCCTCCGCCACAGAGAGCTGTTTCGCCCGTCAGCACAACGTATTGGACAATAACAATCAGTGTTTTTCTGGAGCCAACGGTCACCTCCCCTCCCAGCTGGCAGCACAAAGACCTGGAGCCATCGACAACCAGGCTCTGGTCAACACCGACCCCATGAAG GCCCCTACGTTAAccatggagggaggaaggctgAAGCGATCCCTGCAGCTGGTGCCCGGTCGAGACTTTGAGACGATGCCAGAGCCGGTGTGGCGGGCGCTTTACCACTGGTACGGCGCCAACCTCAGCCTGCCACGACCG GTAATCCTGGACAGCAAGACAGCCCAAGCAGAACTGGAGCTCTTCCCCCgctacctcctcttcctccgccAGCAGCCGGCCACACGCTCCCCCCAGTCCAACATCTGGGTCAATATGGGTATGACCAGCCTGCGAATGTTCCCACCGTATTTACCCCCACCAAGAG CAGGTAACGTTCCATCCCCGAACGCCCCCCTGAAGAGGGTGTTGGCCTACACGGGCTGCTTCAGCCGCATGGGCACCATCAAGGACATCCACCTCTACCTGTCCCAGAGGCTCCGCATCAAAGAGGAGGACATGAGACTCTGGCTCTACAACAGTGAG AACTACCTCACCCTCCTGGACGATGAAGATCACACTCTGGAAAGTCTGAAGATCCATGATGAGCAGCAGCTGGTTATTGAGG TCAGAAACAAAGACATGAGCTGGCCAGAGGAAATGTCGTTCATTGCCAACAGTAGTAAGATGGACAGACACAAAG TTCCTACAGAGAAAGGAGCCACTGGCCTCAGTAACCTTGGCAACACCTGCTTCATGAACTCCAGCATCCAGTGCGTGAGCAACACCAAGCCTCTCACAGACTACTTCATCACAGGGCGACATCTCTATGAGCTCAACAG AACCAACCCCATCGGGATGAGAGGTCACATGGCCAAGTGTTACGGCGACCTGGTGATGGAGCTGTGGAGCGGGACGCAGAAGAACGTGGCTCCACTTAAACTCAGG TGGACGATAGCGAAGTATGCCCCTCGCTTCAACGGCTTCCAGCAGCAGGACTCCCAGGAGCTGCTGGCCTTCCTACTGGACGGCCTCCATGAAGATCTGAACCGAGTCCACGAGAAGCCCTACGTGGAGCTGAAGGATAGCGACGGTCGACCCGACTGGGAGGTGGCCTCTGAG GCGTGGGAGAACCACCTGCGTAGGAACCGCTCCATCGTGGTGGATCTGTTCCACGGTCAGCTCAAGTCCCAGGTGAAGTGTAAGACCTGCGGCCACATCAGCGCCCGCTTCGACCCCTTCAACTTCCTGTCTCTGCCTCTTCCCATGGACAGCTCCATGCATCTGGAGATCACCG tcaTTAAATTGGACGGCTCCACGCCTGTGCGCTACGGCCTGAGGTTAAACATGGATGAGAAGTACACAGGACTGAAGAAACAGCTGAGTGAACTGTGCAGCCTGAAGCCTGAGCAGATCCTCCTGGCTGAGGTCCATACCTCCAACATCAAG AACTTTCCCCAGGACAACCAGAAGGTCCGTCTGTCTGTCAACGGTTTCCTGTGCGCTTTTGAGGTTCCGGTGCCAGGTTCCCCAACATCAGTGAGCTCTCCCACGCTGACAG ACGTCACTCCAATAGCCAATGGCTCAGCTGCTAATGGGCACGTGGGCATTAAGCCCGTCCTCATCCCAAACGGTGGACCCAGCACCATGGTGCCCTTCAGCCCAGACACACCGCTGGCCAACGGGGTCGCCAACGGTCACATCACACCAGTACAAGAGAGCCCCTTCATAGGATACATCATCGCCATGCACAGGAAGATG ATGCGCACGGAGCTGTACTTCCTGTCGTCTCAGAAGAACCGGCCCAGTCTGTTCGGCATGCCGCTCATCGTTCCCTGCACTGTCCACACCAGTAAGAAGGACCTGTACGACGCCGTCTGGATCCAGGTGTCCAGACTGGCCAGCCCACTGCCCCCACAGGAAGCCAGCAACCATGCACAGGACTG TGATGACAGTATGGGCTACCAGTACCCATTCACTCTACGGGTGGTGGGTAAGGATGGCAACTCATGTGCCTGGTGCCCTTGGTACAG GTTCTGTAGAGGCTGTACAGTAGAGTGTACAGAGGACAGAGCCTCTGTAGGAAACGCTTACATAGCTGTGGACTGGGACCCCACCGCCCTGCACCTCCGCTACCAGACCTCTCAGGAGagg ATCGTAGAGGAGCATTGCAGTGTGGAGCAGTCCCGCCGGGCCCAGGCTGAGCCCATCAGTCTGGACAGCTGTCTGAAAGCCTTCACCAGCGAGGAGGAGCTGGGCGAGGACGAGCTCTACTACTGCTCCAAGTGTAAGACCCACCGGCTGGCCACCAAGAAGCTGGACCTCTGGAGGCTGCCTCCCATCCTG ATCGTCCACCTAAAGCGCTTCCAGTTTGTCAACGGTCGCTGGATCAAGTCCCAGAAGATTGTCAAGTTTCCACGAGAGAATTTTGACCCCAGCGCCTTCCTGGCTCCCAGAGACATTGAGCTGTACTGCCTTCACTCCCGCAGCAAGAGTGAGGATCTGCTGAGGGTCGGAGAAGACAACCTGTCCTCCATCTCTGCCCCTGCCGGCTTCTGCACCCTCCCCAAAG CCTCCCCCGCCTCTAGCAGGAAGTCGGCGCCTTCCCTGAGCCGGACCAGCAGCCCCTCCAGCAGCCCCAAGACCAGCAGCGGAGGTCGCAGGCCGGGCCGGCTACGCCTGCCCCAGCTGGGCAGCAAACACCGCCTCTCCAACAGCAAGGAGAACCTGGAGGGAGCCGCCAACGTCAACGAGGCCGAGCTACAGGACGGCTCGACGCAGGCGGACGGCGAGGGCAGCGCGGCGGCGAGTCTCCACGGGTCGGGAGAGGCGCTGGCGTCAGAATCATTGTGCAACACCGAGGCGTCCGGCAGCCACTGTGACGTTGTCCTGATGAACGGAGACAGCAACGGGCTGAGCTCAGACTGCAGCACAGAGAGCAGCATGGACCCTGACAACTCACTGCTGCAGCACAGAGACAACATGGGTCTGGACGCCATCTACAACCTCTATGCAATATCA TGCCATTCAGGAATCATGGGAGGAGGCCACTATGTGACGTATGCCAAAAACCCCAATGAGAAATGGTACTGTTACAATGACAGCAGCTGTAAG GAATTGCACTCTGAGGAGATCGACACCGACTCGGCCTACATCCTCTTCTACGAGCAGCAGGGGGTGGACTACTCCCAGTTCCTGCCAAAGATCGACGGCAAGAAGATGGCCGACACCAGTAGCATGGACGAAGACTTTGAGTCCGACTACAAGAAATACTGTGTCCTCCAGTGA
- the usp32 gene encoding ubiquitin carboxyl-terminal hydrolase 32 isoform X3 produces MGAKESRIGFLSYDEAVKRVTDVELKRLKDAFKRTSGVSCYMTQQCFYREVLGDGVPPKVAEVIYTSFGGSSKGLHFNNLIVGLVLLTRGRDEEKAKYLFSLFASDLGGYAAREDIEAVLQVLDGEVPASLRKCFSEVDKVNYERFRNWLLQNKEAFTLSRWLLSGGVCVTLTDDSDTPTFYQTLAGVTHLEESDIIDLEKRYWLLKAQSRTGRFDLETFTPLVSPPIHSSLNEGLFHAFDENRDNHIDFKEISCGLSACCRGPVAERQKFCFKVFDVDRDGILSRDELHEMVVALLEVWKDNRTDILPELHSSVSDIVEGILKMHDTTKLGHLTLEDYQIWSVKSALANEFLNLLFQVCHIVLGLRPATPEEEGQIIRGWLERESRHGLQQGQNWFLISMVWWQQWKDYVKYEHKGIVVEQPSILSSLRTPMATATIEPAPPDRLVGLGAISPVSPTEERSPDAVSSASEATETAALSPQVAPSATESCFARQHNVLDNNNQCFSGANGHLPSQLAAQRPGAIDNQALVNTDPMKAPTLTMEGGRLKRSLQLVPGRDFETMPEPVWRALYHWYGANLSLPRPVILDSKTAQAELELFPRYLLFLRQQPATRSPQSNIWVNMGMTSLRMFPPYLPPPRAGNVPSPNAPLKRVLAYTGCFSRMGTIKDIHLYLSQRLRIKEEDMRLWLYNSENYLTLLDDEDHTLESLKIHDEQQLVIEVRNKDMSWPEEMSFIANSSKMDRHKVPTEKGATGLSNLGNTCFMNSSIQCVSNTKPLTDYFITGRHLYELNRTNPIGMRGHMAKCYGDLVMELWSGTQKNVAPLKLRWTIAKYAPRFNGFQQQDSQELLAFLLDGLHEDLNRVHEKPYVELKDSDGRPDWEVASEAWENHLRRNRSIVVDLFHGQLKSQVKCKTCGHISARFDPFNFLSLPLPMDSSMHLEITVIKLDGSTPVRYGLRLNMDEKYTGLKKQLSELCSLKPEQILLAEVHTSNIKNFPQDNQKVRLSVNGFLCAFEVPVPGSPTSVSSPTLTDVTPIANGSAANGHVGIKPVLIPNGGPSTMVPFSPDTPLANGVANGHITPVQESPFIGYIIAMHRKMMRTELYFLSSQKNRPSLFGMPLIVPCTVHTSKKDLYDAVWIQVSRLASPLPPQEASNHAQDCDDSMGYQYPFTLRVVGKDGNSCAWCPWYRFCRGCTVECTEDRASVGNAYIAVDWDPTALHLRYQTSQERIVEEHCSVEQSRRAQAEPISLDSCLKAFTSEEELGEDELYYCSKCKTHRLATKKLDLWRLPPILIVHLKRFQFVNGRWIKSQKIVKFPRENFDPSAFLAPRDIELYCLHSRSKSEDLLRVGEDNLSSISAPAGFCTLPKASPASSRKSAPSLSRTSSPSSSPKTSSGGRRPGRLRLPQLGSKHRLSNSKENLEGAANVNEAELQDGSTQADGEGSAAASLHGSGEALASESLCNTEASGSHCDVVLMNGDSNGLSSDCSTESSMDPDNSLLQHRDNMGLDAIYNLYAISCHSGIMGGGHYVTYAKNPNEKWYCYNDSSCKELHSEEIDTDSAYILFYEQQGVDYSQFLPKIDGKKMADTSSMDEDFESDYKKYCVLQ; encoded by the exons GTTGACAAGGTGAACTATGAGCGCTTCAGGAACTGGCTCCTGCAGAACAAGGAGGCTTTCACTTTGTCCAGATGGCTCCTGTCCGGAGGAGTGTGTGTCACGCTCACGGATGACAGCGACACACCCACCTTCTACCAGACCCTGGCTGGCGTGACACACT TGGAGGAGTCTGACATTATAGACTTGGAGAAGCGCTACTGGCTGCTGAAAGCTCAGTCCAGAACCGGCCGCTTTGACTTGGAAACCTTCACACCGCTGGTCTCTCCTCCCATCCACTCCTCACTGAATGAAG GCTTGTTTCATGCCTTCGACGAGAATCGGGACAATCACATTGACTTTAAAGAGATCTCTTGTGGGCTCTCTGCGTGCTGCAGGGGGCCTGTCGCTGAAAGGCAGAAAT TTTGTTTCAAAGTGTTCGATGTGGACCGCGACGGGATCCTGTCTCGAGATGAACTCCATGAAATGGTGGTGGCCTTGCTGGAGGTGTGGAAGGATAATCGCACAGACATACTCCCT GAGCTGCACAGTAGTGTGTCTGACATAGTAGAGGGCATCCTGAAGATGCATGACACGACCAAG CTGGGTCACCTGACCCTGGAGGACTACCAGATCTGGAGTGTGAAGAGCGCTTTGGCCAACGAGTTCCTCAACCTGCTTTTCCAG GTCTGCCACATCGTTCTCGGGCTCAGGCCTGCTACTCCTGAAGAGGAGGGACAGATCATCAG gGGTtggttagagagagagagcagacatgGGCTGCAGCAAGGCCAGAACTGGTTCCTCATCTCCATGGTGTGGTGGCAGCAGTGGAAGGACTATGTTAAATAC GAGCATAAGGGCATCGTGGTGGAGCAGCCGTCCATCCTGAGCTCGCTGCGAACTCCGATGGCCACGGCCACCATAGAGCCCGCCCCTCCAGACAGACTGGTAGGACTGGGAGCCATCAGCCCCGTCAGCCCCACGGAGGAGAGGTCACCTGATGCTGTGTCCAGCGCCTCGGAGGCTACAGAGACAG CAGCCCTGAGCCCACAGGTAGCTCCCTCCGCCACAGAGAGCTGTTTCGCCCGTCAGCACAACGTATTGGACAATAACAATCAGTGTTTTTCTGGAGCCAACGGTCACCTCCCCTCCCAGCTGGCAGCACAAAGACCTGGAGCCATCGACAACCAGGCTCTGGTCAACACCGACCCCATGAAG GCCCCTACGTTAAccatggagggaggaaggctgAAGCGATCCCTGCAGCTGGTGCCCGGTCGAGACTTTGAGACGATGCCAGAGCCGGTGTGGCGGGCGCTTTACCACTGGTACGGCGCCAACCTCAGCCTGCCACGACCG GTAATCCTGGACAGCAAGACAGCCCAAGCAGAACTGGAGCTCTTCCCCCgctacctcctcttcctccgccAGCAGCCGGCCACACGCTCCCCCCAGTCCAACATCTGGGTCAATATGGGTATGACCAGCCTGCGAATGTTCCCACCGTATTTACCCCCACCAAGAG CAGGTAACGTTCCATCCCCGAACGCCCCCCTGAAGAGGGTGTTGGCCTACACGGGCTGCTTCAGCCGCATGGGCACCATCAAGGACATCCACCTCTACCTGTCCCAGAGGCTCCGCATCAAAGAGGAGGACATGAGACTCTGGCTCTACAACAGTGAG AACTACCTCACCCTCCTGGACGATGAAGATCACACTCTGGAAAGTCTGAAGATCCATGATGAGCAGCAGCTGGTTATTGAGG TCAGAAACAAAGACATGAGCTGGCCAGAGGAAATGTCGTTCATTGCCAACAGTAGTAAGATGGACAGACACAAAG TTCCTACAGAGAAAGGAGCCACTGGCCTCAGTAACCTTGGCAACACCTGCTTCATGAACTCCAGCATCCAGTGCGTGAGCAACACCAAGCCTCTCACAGACTACTTCATCACAGGGCGACATCTCTATGAGCTCAACAG AACCAACCCCATCGGGATGAGAGGTCACATGGCCAAGTGTTACGGCGACCTGGTGATGGAGCTGTGGAGCGGGACGCAGAAGAACGTGGCTCCACTTAAACTCAGG TGGACGATAGCGAAGTATGCCCCTCGCTTCAACGGCTTCCAGCAGCAGGACTCCCAGGAGCTGCTGGCCTTCCTACTGGACGGCCTCCATGAAGATCTGAACCGAGTCCACGAGAAGCCCTACGTGGAGCTGAAGGATAGCGACGGTCGACCCGACTGGGAGGTGGCCTCTGAG GCGTGGGAGAACCACCTGCGTAGGAACCGCTCCATCGTGGTGGATCTGTTCCACGGTCAGCTCAAGTCCCAGGTGAAGTGTAAGACCTGCGGCCACATCAGCGCCCGCTTCGACCCCTTCAACTTCCTGTCTCTGCCTCTTCCCATGGACAGCTCCATGCATCTGGAGATCACCG tcaTTAAATTGGACGGCTCCACGCCTGTGCGCTACGGCCTGAGGTTAAACATGGATGAGAAGTACACAGGACTGAAGAAACAGCTGAGTGAACTGTGCAGCCTGAAGCCTGAGCAGATCCTCCTGGCTGAGGTCCATACCTCCAACATCAAG AACTTTCCCCAGGACAACCAGAAGGTCCGTCTGTCTGTCAACGGTTTCCTGTGCGCTTTTGAGGTTCCGGTGCCAGGTTCCCCAACATCAGTGAGCTCTCCCACGCTGACAG ACGTCACTCCAATAGCCAATGGCTCAGCTGCTAATGGGCACGTGGGCATTAAGCCCGTCCTCATCCCAAACGGTGGACCCAGCACCATGGTGCCCTTCAGCCCAGACACACCGCTGGCCAACGGGGTCGCCAACGGTCACATCACACCAGTACAAGAGAGCCCCTTCATAGGATACATCATCGCCATGCACAGGAAGATG ATGCGCACGGAGCTGTACTTCCTGTCGTCTCAGAAGAACCGGCCCAGTCTGTTCGGCATGCCGCTCATCGTTCCCTGCACTGTCCACACCAGTAAGAAGGACCTGTACGACGCCGTCTGGATCCAGGTGTCCAGACTGGCCAGCCCACTGCCCCCACAGGAAGCCAGCAACCATGCACAGGACTG TGATGACAGTATGGGCTACCAGTACCCATTCACTCTACGGGTGGTGGGTAAGGATGGCAACTCATGTGCCTGGTGCCCTTGGTACAG GTTCTGTAGAGGCTGTACAGTAGAGTGTACAGAGGACAGAGCCTCTGTAGGAAACGCTTACATAGCTGTGGACTGGGACCCCACCGCCCTGCACCTCCGCTACCAGACCTCTCAGGAGagg ATCGTAGAGGAGCATTGCAGTGTGGAGCAGTCCCGCCGGGCCCAGGCTGAGCCCATCAGTCTGGACAGCTGTCTGAAAGCCTTCACCAGCGAGGAGGAGCTGGGCGAGGACGAGCTCTACTACTGCTCCAAGTGTAAGACCCACCGGCTGGCCACCAAGAAGCTGGACCTCTGGAGGCTGCCTCCCATCCTG ATCGTCCACCTAAAGCGCTTCCAGTTTGTCAACGGTCGCTGGATCAAGTCCCAGAAGATTGTCAAGTTTCCACGAGAGAATTTTGACCCCAGCGCCTTCCTGGCTCCCAGAGACATTGAGCTGTACTGCCTTCACTCCCGCAGCAAGAGTGAGGATCTGCTGAGGGTCGGAGAAGACAACCTGTCCTCCATCTCTGCCCCTGCCGGCTTCTGCACCCTCCCCAAAG CCTCCCCCGCCTCTAGCAGGAAGTCGGCGCCTTCCCTGAGCCGGACCAGCAGCCCCTCCAGCAGCCCCAAGACCAGCAGCGGAGGTCGCAGGCCGGGCCGGCTACGCCTGCCCCAGCTGGGCAGCAAACACCGCCTCTCCAACAGCAAGGAGAACCTGGAGGGAGCCGCCAACGTCAACGAGGCCGAGCTACAGGACGGCTCGACGCAGGCGGACGGCGAGGGCAGCGCGGCGGCGAGTCTCCACGGGTCGGGAGAGGCGCTGGCGTCAGAATCATTGTGCAACACCGAGGCGTCCGGCAGCCACTGTGACGTTGTCCTGATGAACGGAGACAGCAACGGGCTGAGCTCAGACTGCAGCACAGAGAGCAGCATGGACCCTGACAACTCACTGCTGCAGCACAGAGACAACATGGGTCTGGACGCCATCTACAACCTCTATGCAATATCA TGCCATTCAGGAATCATGGGAGGAGGCCACTATGTGACGTATGCCAAAAACCCCAATGAGAAATGGTACTGTTACAATGACAGCAGCTGTAAG GAATTGCACTCTGAGGAGATCGACACCGACTCGGCCTACATCCTCTTCTACGAGCAGCAGGGGGTGGACTACTCCCAGTTCCTGCCAAAGATCGACGGCAAGAAGATGGCCGACACCAGTAGCATGGACGAAGACTTTGAGTCCGACTACAAGAAATACTGTGTCCTCCAGTGA